A single genomic interval of Flavobacterium sp. N2820 harbors:
- a CDS encoding RhsIA family immunity protein — protein MSQESKLNNPSKLTIEFIKDYKKWNDFAYNLSQTNTNDEKIELEYKKLISKYCQSSKTHQGISYGSNSNHCPDQEKIIKEVIKKNKAIITTKFRDKEFDYLESDYEYHFIKVDEKWFLEEIYLIDEEGKYEGI, from the coding sequence ATGTCACAGGAAAGTAAATTAAACAATCCTTCTAAACTTACTATTGAATTCATAAAAGACTATAAAAAATGGAATGATTTTGCTTATAATCTGAGTCAAACCAATACCAATGATGAAAAAATAGAACTTGAATACAAAAAATTAATCTCAAAATATTGCCAATCAAGTAAAACCCATCAAGGAATATCTTATGGAAGCAATTCTAATCATTGTCCTGATCAAGAAAAAATAATCAAAGAAGTTATCAAAAAAAACAAAGCCATAATTACTACAAAATTTAGAGACAAAGAATTTGACTATTTAGAATCAGATTATGAGTATCATTTTATAAAAGTAGATGAAAAATGGTTTTTAGAGGAAATATATCTAATTGACGAAGAGGGAAAATATGAAGGGATTTAA
- a CDS encoding GNAT family N-acetyltransferase → MAIGIKGILVLLDIYTNSLMEEQFNKTIISKAITEDAKILTDITKKSKAHWGYSNEQMESWSSQLTIATNYIGTNEVYKLVMNDLVVGYYSYVILEENVVQLDNLFLLPEYIGLGLGTFLMSDFLDRCKALKFQKVVLEADPNAENFYKKHGFKTIGQIDTSIKDRFLPIMELHLDLK, encoded by the coding sequence ATGGCAATTGGAATAAAAGGCATTTTAGTTTTACTTGATATTTATACTAATTCACTCATGGAAGAACAATTTAACAAAACCATTATATCGAAAGCCATCACAGAAGATGCTAAAATTTTGACTGATATTACCAAAAAGTCAAAAGCGCATTGGGGTTATTCTAACGAACAAATGGAGAGTTGGTCTTCACAATTGACGATAGCCACAAATTACATTGGAACAAACGAAGTGTATAAATTGGTAATGAATGATTTGGTTGTTGGTTATTATTCTTATGTTATTTTAGAAGAAAATGTGGTTCAATTGGATAATTTATTCTTACTTCCTGAATATATAGGATTAGGATTGGGAACATTTTTAATGAGTGATTTTTTAGACAGATGTAAAGCTTTAAAATTTCAAAAAGTAGTTCTCGAAGCTGATCCAAACGCTGAGAATTTTTATAAAAAACACGGTTTCAAAACGATTGGACAAATAGACACCTCTATAAAAGATAGGTTTTTACCAATAATGGAACTCCATTTAGATTTGAAATAG